A part of Cystobacter ferrugineus genomic DNA contains:
- a CDS encoding NADH-quinone oxidoreductase subunit A has protein sequence MTPAIDPNNPLTSYLPLAIALLLAGVLALLIVNLAALAGPKRPSSIKSAPFEAGSASSGTARQRFAVKFYVVALLFIVFDVEAVFLYPWAVNFRELGWFGYAEMAVFAATVVVGLIYIWKKGALEWEH, from the coding sequence ATGACCCCCGCGATTGATCCGAACAACCCCCTGACTTCCTACCTGCCGCTGGCGATCGCGCTGCTGCTGGCGGGTGTGCTGGCGCTCCTCATCGTGAACCTGGCTGCCCTCGCGGGCCCCAAGCGGCCAAGCTCCATCAAGTCCGCTCCCTTCGAGGCCGGCTCGGCGAGCAGCGGAACGGCGCGCCAGCGCTTCGCGGTGAAGTTCTACGTGGTGGCGCTGTTGTTCATCGTGTTCGACGTCGAGGCCGTCTTCCTGTATCCCTGGGCGGTGAACTTCCGGGAGCTCGGCTGGTTCGGCTACGCGGAGATGGCGGTTTTCGCGGCGACCGTCGTGGTGGGCCTTATCTACATCTGGAAGAAGGGCGCTCTCGAGTGGGAGCACTGA
- a CDS encoding NADH-quinone oxidoreductase subunit B: MAESDIAPVLTTRRDEAMGFIERMVSKGLGWARKYSLFTYPYATACCGMEFMSVSSARHDIARFGAEFPRFSPRQADMLMVIGTINLKQAPILKRVYEQMCEPKWVVAFGVCASSGGFYDNYAVLQGIDRIIPVDVYIPGCPPRPEQVLDGLKLLQDKIANQTHRVGHRGTTPHDLMAQNYSLTK, translated from the coding sequence ATGGCTGAATCCGATATCGCACCCGTATTGACCACCCGCCGGGATGAGGCCATGGGCTTCATCGAACGGATGGTGTCCAAGGGTCTGGGCTGGGCGCGCAAGTACTCGCTCTTCACCTACCCGTACGCCACCGCGTGCTGCGGCATGGAGTTCATGTCGGTCTCCTCCGCCCGGCACGATATCGCGCGCTTCGGCGCCGAGTTCCCCCGCTTCTCGCCGCGTCAGGCGGACATGCTGATGGTCATCGGCACCATCAACCTGAAGCAGGCGCCCATCCTCAAGCGCGTGTACGAGCAGATGTGCGAGCCCAAGTGGGTCGTCGCCTTCGGCGTGTGCGCCTCGTCGGGCGGCTTCTACGACAACTACGCGGTGCTCCAGGGCATTGATCGCATCATCCCGGTGGACGTCTACATCCCCGGCTGCCCGCCGCGTCCCGAGCAGGTGCTCGACGGTCTGAAGCTCTTGCAGGACAAGATCGCCAACCAGACGCACCGCGTGGGCCACCGCGGCACCACGCCGCACGATCTGATGGCCCAGAACTACTCGCTGACCAAGTAG
- a CDS encoding PaaI family thioesterase, with protein MSPTPPESLQERFAPHSACFGCGPANPQGLRIRSIVDGEQVVADWTPAEHHQAFPGVVNGGIIGALLDCHCNWTAAHIMMKDRGLDTPPCTVTAEYSIQLKRPTPLGPLHLEARPVSQEGDKVVVEGTLTAGGKVCATCRGTFVAVKPGHPAYHRW; from the coding sequence ATGTCCCCGACCCCTCCCGAGAGCCTCCAGGAACGCTTCGCTCCCCATTCGGCGTGTTTTGGTTGCGGCCCCGCCAATCCCCAGGGGCTGCGCATCCGCAGCATCGTGGACGGTGAGCAGGTCGTCGCCGACTGGACGCCCGCCGAGCACCACCAGGCCTTCCCCGGCGTGGTGAACGGCGGAATCATTGGCGCCCTGCTCGACTGTCACTGCAACTGGACGGCGGCCCACATCATGATGAAGGACAGGGGCCTGGACACGCCCCCCTGTACCGTGACCGCCGAGTACTCCATCCAGCTCAAGCGACCCACGCCCCTGGGGCCCCTGCACCTCGAGGCCCGCCCCGTGTCCCAGGAGGGGGACAAGGTCGTCGTCGAGGGCACCCTCACGGCCGGCGGCAAGGTGTGCGCGACGTGCCGGGGGACCTTCGTCGCGGTGAAGCCGGGCCACCCCGCGTACCACCGTTGGTAG
- a CDS encoding adenylate/guanylate cyclase domain-containing protein, whose amino-acid sequence MPAPSPYFRGFVDDSGQTLAPRIDSLREPVGRAIEAERQHNTVRLAQLRCLGVSLVLLVTVYLGVVRELADWRVYLAPFLAYWLCTVVTLVAVVRWRRVASWAGLSLAVVDVPAIYWLQHIALPISPFPAGVAGFTLGLYAFIIVLSALSLRGAVLLSVTAVAAVAEVRLQTEASVGMGAQVVAVLVLAFTAGASRYLFHRIRVLVSALTREELKRAQLGRYFSPAVAERLQDLASPASRPELREVTLLFADLRDFTAMSERLSPEAVVSLLNEYYGHMVEVVFRHGGTLDKFIGDALMVYFGAPLAEPEHPRRAVECALEMTRKLEEMNAERAARGESVLRMGVGLHTGRVVLGNIGSMARRLEYTAIGDTVNLASRIEQLTKRHGAPVLVSRETRERAGDGFLWRELPPTPVAGKREPVSTFIPLDPRENPGMAARKPRSGERRLLSRVSSEDG is encoded by the coding sequence ATGCCCGCACCTTCCCCCTACTTCCGAGGTTTCGTGGACGACTCCGGGCAGACCCTCGCCCCGCGCATCGACTCCCTACGGGAGCCAGTGGGCAGGGCCATCGAGGCCGAGCGCCAGCACAACACCGTGCGGCTGGCGCAGCTGCGCTGCCTCGGGGTGTCGCTCGTGCTGCTCGTCACGGTGTACCTGGGCGTGGTGCGGGAACTCGCGGACTGGCGGGTGTACCTCGCGCCCTTCCTCGCCTACTGGCTGTGTACCGTCGTGACACTCGTGGCGGTGGTGCGCTGGCGCCGGGTGGCGAGCTGGGCCGGGCTCTCCCTGGCGGTGGTGGATGTGCCCGCCATCTATTGGTTGCAGCACATCGCCCTGCCCATCTCCCCCTTCCCGGCGGGCGTGGCGGGCTTCACGCTCGGCCTCTACGCGTTCATCATCGTCCTGTCGGCCCTGTCGCTGCGCGGCGCGGTGCTCCTCTCGGTGACGGCCGTGGCGGCCGTGGCCGAGGTACGGCTGCAGACCGAGGCCAGCGTGGGCATGGGCGCCCAGGTGGTGGCGGTGCTGGTGCTCGCGTTCACGGCGGGGGCCTCGCGCTACCTCTTCCACCGTATCCGCGTGCTCGTCTCCGCGCTGACCCGCGAGGAGCTCAAGCGTGCCCAGCTCGGCCGCTACTTCTCCCCCGCCGTCGCCGAGCGCTTGCAGGACCTGGCCTCGCCCGCGTCCCGGCCCGAGCTGCGCGAAGTGACGCTACTCTTCGCGGATCTGCGCGACTTCACCGCGATGAGCGAGCGGCTGTCGCCCGAGGCCGTGGTCTCCCTGCTCAACGAGTACTACGGCCACATGGTGGAGGTGGTGTTCCGCCATGGGGGCACGCTCGACAAGTTCATCGGGGACGCACTCATGGTGTACTTCGGAGCGCCCCTGGCCGAGCCCGAGCACCCGCGGCGCGCGGTGGAGTGCGCCCTGGAGATGACACGCAAGCTGGAGGAGATGAACGCCGAGCGGGCCGCGCGAGGCGAGTCCGTGCTGCGCATGGGGGTGGGCCTGCACACCGGCCGGGTGGTGTTGGGCAACATCGGCTCCATGGCCCGACGTCTCGAGTACACCGCCATTGGCGACACGGTGAACCTGGCCAGTCGGATCGAGCAGCTCACCAAACGCCACGGCGCGCCGGTGCTGGTGTCCCGGGAGACGCGGGAGCGGGCGGGCGATGGCTTCCTGTGGCGGGAGCTTCCCCCCACCCCCGTGGCGGGCAAGCGCGAGCCGGTCTCCACGTTCATTCCCCTGGACCCCCGGGAAAACCCCGGGATGGCGGCCCGCAAGCCCCGATCGGGCGAACGCCGGCTTCTGTCTCGCGTAAGTAGCGAGGATGGCTAA
- a CDS encoding NADH-quinone oxidoreductase subunit C has translation MSTYALDRVTAQFPEAVAERYLDRTGGAWAVIHAEHLPKVAAFLKHELDFKLFVSIDAVDRLHLAENDPRFEVVYFISSLSRREHVRLKVRVSESNPEIPSLVPVFKGANWWERFVWDFYGVRFAGHPDLRRVLLYEEFQGHPLRKDYALRDRQPLIPERPIKDIFRGPGTSGVS, from the coding sequence TTGAGCACCTACGCACTCGACAGGGTCACTGCCCAGTTTCCGGAGGCGGTGGCGGAGCGCTATTTGGACCGCACGGGCGGCGCCTGGGCCGTCATTCACGCGGAGCACCTTCCCAAGGTGGCCGCCTTCCTCAAGCACGAGCTGGATTTCAAGCTCTTCGTGTCGATCGACGCGGTGGACCGGCTCCACCTGGCGGAGAACGATCCGCGCTTCGAGGTCGTCTACTTCATCAGCTCCCTGTCGCGCCGCGAGCACGTGCGCCTCAAGGTGCGGGTGAGCGAGTCGAACCCGGAGATTCCCTCGCTGGTGCCCGTGTTCAAGGGCGCCAACTGGTGGGAGCGCTTCGTGTGGGACTTCTACGGCGTGCGCTTCGCGGGACACCCGGATCTGCGCCGCGTGTTGCTCTACGAAGAGTTCCAGGGCCACCCCCTGCGCAAGGACTACGCCCTGCGCGACCGGCAGCCGCTCATTCCCGAGCGGCCCATCAAGGACATCTTCCGCGGCCCCGGCACCAGCGGCGTCTCCTGA
- the nuoD gene encoding NADH dehydrogenase (quinone) subunit D: MADPHKPAAHPHPDVPNPDTDAYAQESELEAHLQSKPMFINMGPSHPAMHGTVRMKVHLEGEIIKDADCEIGFLHRGFQKSCENVTWTQCLPYTDRLNYASPLMNNFGFLNAVEKLIGLEIPERAQYIRVIGSELHRIHDHLTCVAATGMELGGFAPFLFSMEARELIIDRVAELTGARLTTSYGRVGGLNRDLPEGWIERTLKSLDKIRELNVEVESLLSRNRIFVDRMKGTGIISAEDAIDYGWTGPCLRACGVDHDLRKTRPYWVYNQLDFDVPVGEHGDNYDRYLMRIEEMKQSDRILRQALAKIPSGPIIVDDWRIALPPKPEVYGTIEGVISHFKLVMEGIQVPAGEVFDATESANGELGWYIVSDGGGRPYKVHVRAPGFPILSAVSSIVTGKMLADLIPTFDTINMIGGEVEQ; the protein is encoded by the coding sequence ATGGCGGACCCCCACAAGCCCGCAGCCCATCCCCACCCCGACGTGCCCAATCCGGACACCGACGCCTATGCCCAGGAGTCGGAGCTGGAGGCGCATCTGCAGAGCAAGCCCATGTTCATCAACATGGGCCCCTCCCACCCCGCCATGCACGGCACGGTGCGCATGAAGGTGCACCTGGAGGGAGAGATCATCAAGGACGCCGACTGTGAGATCGGCTTCCTGCACCGCGGCTTCCAGAAGAGCTGCGAGAACGTCACCTGGACGCAGTGCCTGCCCTATACGGACCGGCTCAACTACGCGTCCCCGCTGATGAACAACTTCGGCTTCCTCAACGCCGTGGAGAAGCTCATCGGCCTGGAGATCCCCGAGCGCGCCCAGTACATCCGCGTCATCGGCTCGGAGCTGCACCGCATCCATGATCACCTCACGTGCGTGGCGGCGACGGGCATGGAGCTCGGAGGCTTCGCGCCCTTCCTCTTCTCCATGGAGGCGCGCGAGCTCATCATCGACCGGGTGGCGGAGCTGACGGGTGCGCGACTGACCACCAGCTATGGCCGCGTGGGCGGGCTCAACCGCGATCTGCCCGAGGGGTGGATCGAGCGGACCCTCAAGTCGCTGGACAAGATCCGCGAGTTGAACGTCGAGGTGGAATCGCTCCTGTCGCGCAACCGCATCTTCGTGGACCGCATGAAGGGCACCGGCATCATCAGCGCCGAGGACGCCATCGACTACGGCTGGACGGGCCCGTGCCTGCGCGCCTGCGGCGTCGATCACGACCTGCGCAAGACGCGGCCGTACTGGGTGTACAACCAGCTCGACTTCGACGTGCCGGTGGGTGAGCACGGCGACAACTACGACCGCTACCTCATGCGCATCGAGGAGATGAAGCAGTCGGATCGCATCCTGCGCCAGGCGCTGGCGAAGATCCCCTCCGGGCCCATCATCGTGGACGACTGGCGCATCGCGCTGCCGCCCAAGCCCGAGGTGTACGGCACCATCGAGGGCGTCATCTCCCACTTCAAGCTGGTGATGGAGGGCATCCAGGTGCCCGCCGGCGAGGTGTTCGACGCCACCGAGTCCGCCAACGGGGAGCTCGGCTGGTACATCGTGAGCGACGGCGGCGGCCGTCCCTACAAGGTCCACGTGCGCGCGCCGGGCTTCCCCATCCTGTCCGCCGTCTCGTCCATCGTGACGGGCAAGATGCTCGCGGACCTGATTCCCACGTTTGACACGATCAACATGATCGGCGGCGAGGTCGAGCAGTGA
- a CDS encoding 2Fe-2S iron-sulfur cluster-binding protein — MSDNDTKKPTGDAQPPPKGAPTDTPAAKIGSEPSNPPAGPKLDTPPAAHSTPTAPSPAPAAPPAAAAPPPAPKPPGPPPPKNPGFVTCTIDGKEVIAKPGTNMIEAARKVGSIIPYFCYHPRLSIAANCRMCFVEASNAPKMVPACQTPLAEGQVIKTNTPKVKEQQRAVMEFLLLNHPVDCSICDQAGECKLQDYYMRYDYRPSRLEGTKVMKNKRKVLGPRVVMDQERCILCSRCVRFMNEVAKEPQLGIFGRGSHEVVDTFPGSELSSNYSLNTVDICPVGALLSRDYRFRARTWFQSAAPSVCTGCSRGCNTYADFMGQETYRYRPRENEAVNKSWMCDHGRLTYKGLNLGRVLNAVVGRQQGGTARPEVARKEAIQSAGRALADAKGKVAVLASPVASNEDLLAALTFAKTTLGVREVYVGGRPQGEADHYLLTADRNPNRKGLELIAQGLELKLQPFEALVQGIDGGKVKALYAVGAEVPGSEATFAQTAAKLDTFVVQATNESPLTAQATVLLPASAHVEYDGSFVQVDGLVQRFRKAYPSKGEAVPHAQLVAELTRELGGSVSWTTTREAFRELGKAVPEFASFDWDKSAPPDREKPGINPLPSGADGRPAGYREFGAPRVRGL; from the coding sequence GTGAGCGACAACGACACCAAGAAGCCCACCGGCGACGCCCAGCCGCCTCCCAAGGGCGCGCCCACGGACACGCCCGCGGCGAAGATCGGCTCCGAGCCGTCCAACCCGCCCGCGGGCCCCAAGCTGGACACGCCGCCCGCCGCGCACAGCACCCCCACCGCTCCGTCCCCGGCTCCCGCGGCTCCTCCGGCCGCGGCGGCTCCGCCCCCGGCGCCCAAGCCGCCCGGCCCGCCTCCGCCGAAGAACCCGGGCTTCGTCACGTGCACCATCGACGGCAAGGAAGTCATCGCCAAGCCGGGCACGAACATGATCGAGGCGGCGCGCAAGGTCGGCTCGATCATCCCCTACTTCTGCTACCACCCGCGCCTGTCCATCGCGGCCAACTGCCGCATGTGCTTCGTGGAGGCGTCCAACGCCCCCAAGATGGTGCCCGCGTGCCAGACGCCGCTCGCCGAGGGGCAGGTCATCAAGACCAACACCCCCAAGGTCAAGGAGCAGCAGCGCGCGGTGATGGAGTTCCTGCTGCTCAACCACCCGGTGGACTGCTCCATCTGTGATCAGGCCGGCGAGTGCAAGCTGCAGGACTACTACATGCGCTACGACTACCGCCCCTCCCGGCTGGAGGGGACGAAGGTCATGAAGAACAAGCGCAAGGTGCTCGGGCCCCGCGTGGTGATGGACCAGGAGCGCTGCATCCTGTGCAGCCGCTGCGTGCGCTTCATGAACGAGGTGGCCAAGGAGCCGCAGCTCGGCATCTTCGGCCGCGGCAGCCACGAGGTCGTCGACACGTTCCCCGGCAGCGAGCTGAGCAGCAACTACTCGCTCAACACCGTGGACATCTGCCCGGTGGGCGCGCTGCTCAGCCGCGACTACCGCTTCCGCGCCCGGACGTGGTTCCAGTCCGCCGCGCCCTCGGTGTGCACCGGGTGCTCGCGCGGCTGCAACACCTACGCGGACTTCATGGGGCAGGAGACGTACCGCTACCGCCCGCGCGAGAACGAGGCCGTCAACAAGAGCTGGATGTGCGACCACGGCCGGCTCACGTACAAGGGCCTCAACCTGGGCCGCGTGCTCAACGCCGTGGTGGGCCGCCAGCAGGGGGGCACCGCCCGTCCCGAGGTGGCGCGCAAGGAGGCCATCCAGTCCGCGGGCCGCGCGCTCGCGGACGCCAAGGGCAAGGTGGCCGTGCTCGCCTCGCCCGTGGCCTCCAACGAGGATCTGCTCGCCGCGCTCACCTTCGCCAAGACGACGCTGGGCGTGCGCGAGGTGTACGTGGGTGGCCGCCCCCAGGGCGAGGCCGACCACTACCTGCTCACGGCCGACCGCAACCCCAACCGCAAGGGCCTGGAGCTCATCGCCCAGGGCCTGGAGCTCAAGCTCCAGCCGTTCGAGGCGCTCGTGCAGGGCATCGACGGCGGCAAGGTGAAGGCGCTCTACGCCGTGGGCGCCGAGGTGCCCGGAAGCGAGGCCACCTTCGCCCAGACGGCGGCGAAGCTGGACACCTTCGTGGTGCAGGCGACGAACGAGTCGCCCCTCACCGCGCAGGCCACCGTGCTGCTGCCGGCCTCCGCGCACGTGGAGTACGACGGCTCGTTCGTGCAGGTGGACGGGCTCGTGCAGCGCTTCCGCAAGGCCTACCCCTCCAAGGGCGAGGCCGTGCCGCACGCGCAGCTCGTGGCGGAGCTCACGCGGGAGCTGGGGGGCAGCGTCTCCTGGACGACCACGCGCGAGGCCTTCCGCGAGCTGGGCAAGGCCGTGCCCGAGTTCGCCTCGTTCGACTGGGACAAGTCGGCTCCGCCCGATCGAGAGAAGCCAGGCATCAACCCGCTGCCGTCCGGTGCCGACGGTCGGCCGGCGGGCTACCGTGAGTTCGGCGCTCCCAGGGTTCGAGGTCTCTGA
- a CDS encoding complex I subunit 1/NuoH family protein, translating into MKRVLAMLTMLAVFIGLYAVMTGIAYVVGGLVEKELFTGASRIVNIAIIMLAVVMGSAGLLTMGDRKWGALIQDRIGPNRARIDLPILRGTALGGIPHFLADGAKMLFKEDHLPAAANKLLYNLGPMLAFGPAFALFAVVPTGPSVSVFGQHVDMVVATPDFGILYVFAIASLAVYGTSLAGWSSNNKFALLGGVRASSQMISYEIALGLSLVGLMMCFSTVQLPAFVGNVANELGLGGKATGQAQYLWSTNIGGFDIGIPAWGFLLQPLGFFMFFTAAFAETKRPPFDSPEGESEIIGYFVEYSGMKFGLFMVSEYVEVVILAGIITALFFGGYHLPFGGEWLSNLAIMKEHGWLYGIVLGTVFWVKTLFFIWLQLLVRWSFLRFRYDQIQTLGWKILLPLGLANVFVTGALVLWDPSLRYLALFGMLQIGVLVALTMSSGSKQEDTHGTGLAAPSAPTSAGVHAHASTASSH; encoded by the coding sequence ATGAAGCGCGTTCTCGCCATGCTCACCATGCTCGCCGTCTTCATCGGCCTGTACGCCGTGATGACGGGCATCGCCTACGTCGTGGGCGGCCTCGTGGAGAAGGAGCTCTTCACCGGTGCCAGCCGGATCGTCAACATCGCCATCATCATGCTCGCCGTGGTGATGGGCTCCGCCGGCCTGCTCACCATGGGCGACCGCAAGTGGGGCGCGCTCATCCAGGATCGCATCGGTCCCAACCGCGCGCGCATCGACCTGCCCATCCTGCGTGGCACGGCCCTGGGTGGCATCCCCCACTTCCTCGCCGACGGCGCGAAGATGCTGTTCAAGGAGGATCACCTCCCGGCGGCCGCCAACAAGCTGCTCTACAACCTGGGCCCCATGCTGGCCTTCGGGCCGGCGTTCGCCCTGTTCGCCGTGGTGCCCACCGGCCCCAGCGTGTCGGTGTTCGGCCAGCACGTGGACATGGTGGTGGCCACCCCCGACTTCGGCATCCTCTACGTGTTCGCCATCGCCTCGCTGGCGGTGTACGGCACGTCGCTCGCCGGCTGGTCCTCCAACAACAAGTTCGCCCTGCTCGGCGGCGTGCGCGCCTCCTCGCAGATGATCTCCTACGAGATCGCGCTCGGCCTGTCGCTCGTGGGCCTGATGATGTGCTTCTCCACCGTGCAGCTTCCCGCCTTCGTGGGCAACGTGGCCAATGAGCTCGGCCTGGGCGGCAAGGCCACGGGCCAGGCGCAGTACCTGTGGTCCACCAACATCGGCGGCTTCGACATCGGCATCCCCGCCTGGGGCTTCCTGCTGCAGCCGCTCGGCTTCTTCATGTTCTTCACCGCGGCGTTCGCGGAGACCAAGCGCCCGCCCTTCGACAGCCCCGAGGGCGAGTCGGAGATCATCGGTTACTTCGTCGAGTACTCGGGCATGAAGTTCGGCCTGTTCATGGTCTCCGAGTACGTCGAGGTGGTCATCCTCGCCGGCATCATCACCGCGCTCTTCTTCGGCGGCTACCACCTGCCCTTCGGCGGGGAGTGGCTGTCCAACCTGGCCATCATGAAGGAGCACGGCTGGCTGTACGGCATCGTCCTGGGCACGGTGTTCTGGGTGAAGACGCTGTTCTTCATCTGGCTGCAGCTGCTCGTGCGTTGGTCCTTCCTGCGCTTCCGTTACGATCAGATCCAGACGCTGGGCTGGAAGATCCTCCTGCCGCTGGGCCTGGCCAACGTGTTCGTCACGGGCGCGCTCGTCCTCTGGGATCCCTCGCTGCGCTACCTCGCCCTCTTCGGCATGCTGCAGATTGGCGTGCTGGTGGCCCTGACGATGTCCTCGGGCTCGAAGCAGGAGGACACGCACGGCACCGGGCTGGCGGCCCCGTCGGCGCCCACTTCGGCCGGAGTGCACGCACACGCCTCCACGGCCTCCTCGCACTAG
- a CDS encoding NuoI/complex I 23 kDa subunit family protein, whose product MAYNASQDPRTDVRERTYLPELIRGLTITAKHFIRNLFGTREVGTPIEERTGTSLVTTVQYPEEKIPYPPGYRGLHRLVPRDDGKPRCVACYMCATVCPAQCIYIEAGEYPVDSADQSSRVIEKYPTQFVIDELRCIVCGLCVEACPKDAIRMDTYVHTPPEYNRQGFVYDIPKLLKGPAVSHPSDPWNKRSDSQQPAHVHKEAHTRIGEGHEHGHPAHAPALTSGHGEPASHANARTVVSTDGPVPVTKFLK is encoded by the coding sequence ATGGCTTACAACGCATCCCAGGATCCCCGCACCGACGTCCGCGAACGGACCTATCTGCCGGAGCTGATCCGCGGTCTGACCATCACCGCCAAGCACTTCATCCGCAACCTCTTCGGGACGCGCGAGGTCGGCACGCCCATCGAGGAGCGCACCGGCACCAGCCTGGTGACCACGGTGCAGTACCCCGAGGAGAAGATCCCCTATCCCCCGGGCTACCGCGGGCTGCACCGGCTGGTGCCGCGCGACGATGGCAAACCGCGCTGCGTGGCCTGCTACATGTGCGCCACCGTCTGCCCGGCCCAGTGCATCTACATCGAGGCGGGCGAGTACCCGGTGGACTCCGCGGATCAGAGCTCGCGCGTCATCGAGAAGTACCCCACCCAGTTCGTCATCGATGAGCTGCGCTGCATCGTGTGCGGCCTGTGCGTGGAGGCGTGCCCCAAGGACGCCATCCGCATGGACACGTACGTGCACACCCCGCCCGAGTACAACCGGCAGGGCTTCGTCTACGACATCCCCAAGCTGCTCAAGGGTCCCGCCGTGTCCCACCCGTCGGACCCGTGGAACAAGCGCTCGGACTCGCAGCAGCCGGCCCACGTGCACAAGGAGGCCCACACCCGTATTGGCGAGGGCCACGAGCACGGCCACCCGGCCCATGCGCCCGCGCTGACCTCGGGCCACGGGGAGCCGGCTTCCCACGCCAACGCCCGCACCGTGGTGTCCACCGACGGCCCCGTGCCGGTGACGAAGTTCCTCAAGTAG
- a CDS encoding (2Fe-2S) ferredoxin domain-containing protein, whose protein sequence is MKRYRLSVCKGSSCKAGGSDAVAQAAREELSARSLQPRCELYRGGCYGFCHMGPNVVIREETGRKRDPLSPEDYQLMGWEGEAYYSHMTPEKMRRVVAEHIAQDKPVIELFGHPEEAEG, encoded by the coding sequence ATGAAGCGCTACCGCCTCTCCGTCTGTAAGGGCTCGAGTTGCAAGGCCGGTGGCTCCGACGCCGTGGCCCAGGCCGCCCGCGAGGAGCTCTCCGCCCGCTCCCTCCAGCCGCGCTGCGAACTCTACCGGGGCGGCTGCTACGGCTTCTGTCACATGGGGCCCAACGTCGTCATCCGCGAGGAGACGGGCCGCAAGAGGGATCCCCTCTCGCCCGAGGACTACCAGCTCATGGGCTGGGAGGGCGAGGCGTACTACTCACACATGACGCCGGAGAAGATGCGGCGCGTGGTGGCCGAGCACATCGCGCAGGACAAGCCCGTCATCGAGCTGTTCGGCCACCCGGAGGAAGCGGAAGGCTAG